From Oryctolagus cuniculus chromosome 17, mOryCun1.1, whole genome shotgun sequence, a single genomic window includes:
- the LOC138846275 gene encoding leucine-rich repeat-containing protein 37A2-like produces the protein MQFLHNVNLNRNPLKNVEDSYLFKLPALKYLDLGTTQVPLTTVENILMMTLQLENLILPSHMACCLCQFKHTIEVVCNTVKLHCDNECLPNTTHCLEEASIGNPKGAFMKILQARKNNTSKQLTIEPGNPVSERNSVDFPGRMSEQRDFNNESDIISALNYILPYFSEENLQNVESTLLPFITLLFSNVQDRDKSLSYVKTHIRRPSHPYRNKLRKLYFLQNLLDEEIQEKIDEVKKEEKAMLMQPILLGPQFNPQILQKKSETAPSQENSLATMPSVGYRLQRVKKVIKGPKGLRERHLQEMRKSLGRRRGTWPFAESIGGRRLGRAGSRELKELQVAQRPRQVAGNSLHTEPLLTKEREAAASSFLKKHILGRPSTSPAKSLSEINNKGKDLTYTIFVLEDANARAKNKAAGKPIWHSRQNYCFHKTRSHLVLRTPKAKLSRKFRRKNSLNRLTAGKRPPFPALRSLINSPSGEAFSSPGGLHSQGSPPLREPSIEDTREENHSGGRVFEENVLPENTTAHEETLPGDKMHTDPSATDSAGTEFDLMPTVDQTKETQWEYPSEGTEAPTTPAGFTYPVMLSQGQQFEIQLNPQLQSLIPNTDMKKLISHVIRTLKMDCSEAQVQLPCAKLTSKTGILMKLLSEQQEEKIAKEEWDAEQWRTETYINESTEAPSGQKEQESSKVRTGDLHFPIT, from the exons gatcttacccagccatatggcctgctgcctctgccaatttaaacatactatcgaggttgtctgcaacaccgtcaagcttcactgtgacaatgaatgcctgccaaatacgacacattgcc ttgaagaagcatctatagggaacccaaagggggcattcatgaagatattgcaagcccggaagaacaacaccagcaagcagctgactattgagccagggaacccagtatcagagagaaacagcgtggacttcccaggccgtatgagtgaacagcgggacttcaacaatgaaagtgacattattagtgcactgaattacatactgccttatttctcagaggaaaatctacaaaatgtagaatcaacattattaccattcattacactgcttttttcaaatgtgcaagatagagataagtccctgagctacgtgaaaacccacataaggaggccctctcatccttacagaaataagttgagaaagctctattttctacagaatttgttagatgaagaaattcaagaaaaaatcgatgaggttaagaaggaagaaaaggccatgcttatgcagcctatcctgttaggtcctcaatttaaccctcaaatcctccaaaagaaatcagaaactgccccgtcacaggagaacagcctggcaaccatgccaagtgtggggtacaggctgcagagagtgaaaaaagtcatcaaggggccaaagggcttacgggaaaggcacctccaggagatgaggaagagcctcgggaggagacggggcacctggccctttgcggagagcattgggggaagaaggcttgggagagcaggctccagggagctgaaggagcttcaagtggctcagaggcccaggcaggtggccggaaactccttgcacacggagcccttgctcacaaaggaacgtgaggctgcagcctcctctttcctgaagaaacacatcctgggcaggccttctacctcccctgcaaaatctctctctgagatcaacaacaaaggaaaagacttaacctacaccatttttgtcttagaagatgccaatgctagagctaaaaataaggcggcagggaaaccaatctgGCATTCCAGACAAAATTACTGCTTTCACAAAACtcgctctcacctggtcctccgaacccccaaggccaaactgagtcggaagttcagaaggaaaaattccctcaacaggctgacggctgggaagaggcctccgttccctgcactgcggagtctcataaactccccctccggagaggctttctcatcccctggaggcctgcattctcaggggagtcctcctctgagagaaccttctatagaagacactagggaggaaaaccattccggaGGTCGTGTTTTTGAAGAAAACGTTTTGCCAGAAAACAccactgcacatgaagaaacgctccctggcgacaaaatgcacacagatccttcagctacagattctgctgggaccgagttcgacctaatgccgactgtggaccaaaccaaggaaacacagtgggaataccccagcgagggcactgaagcccccaccacgcccgcaggcttcacctaccccgtgatgctgtcccaggggcaacagtttgaaattcagctgaatccgcagctacagtccctcatccccaacacggacatgaaaaagctcatttctcacgtcatccgcactctgaaaatggactgctctgaggcccaggtgcaactgccctgtgccaagctcacctccaaaacaggcatcctgatgaagctcctcagtgagcagcaggaagaaaagatagccaaggaagaatgggacgcagagcagtggaggaccgagacctatatcaatgagagtacagaagccccgagtggacagaaagagcaggagtcgagtaaggtgaggacaggagacctgcactttcccatcacttag